A genomic segment from Cinclus cinclus chromosome 11, bCinCin1.1, whole genome shotgun sequence encodes:
- the MBTPS1 gene encoding membrane-bound transcription factor site-1 protease encodes MKPFSSMIMKFANIWLVLFVILLYGEKHFGTRVGNSSHEGHICPGCSRLTLKVEFTSTVVEHEYIVAFNGYFTAKARSKFISSALKNSDIENWRIVPRNNPASDYPSDFEVIQINEKQKDGVLTLEDHPNIKRVTPQRKVFRSLKYSESDPVLHCNETRWTQKWQSSRPLRRASLSLGSGFWHATGRHSSRRLLRAIPRQVAQTLQADVLWQMGYTGAGVRVAVFDTGLSEKHPHFKNVKERTNWTNERTLDDGLGHGTFVAGVIASMRECQGFAPNAELHIFRVFTNNQVSYTSWFLDAFNYAILKKIDVLNLSIGGPDFMDHPFVDKVWELTANNVIMVSAIGNDGPLYGTLNNPADQMDVIGVGGIDFEDNIARFSSRGMTTWELPGGYGRVKPDIVTYGSGVRGSGMKGGCRSLSGTSVASPVVAGAVTLLVSTVQKREMVNPASMKQALIASARRLPGVNMFEQGHGKLDLLRAYQILNSYKPQASLSPSYIDLTECPYMWPYCSQPIYYGGMPTIVNVTILNGMGVTGRIVDKPDWQPYLPQNGDNIEVAFSYSPVLWPWSGYLAISISVAKKAASWEGIAQGHVMITVSSPAENESKNGAEQTSTVKLPVKVKIIPTPPRSKRVLWDQYHNLRYPPGYFPRDNLRMKNDPLDWNGDHIHTNFRDMYQHLRSMGYFVEVLGSPFTCFDASQYGTLLMVDSEEEYFPEEITKLRRDVDNGLSLIVFSDWYNTSVMRKVKFYDENTRQWWMPDTGGANIPALNDLLSVWNMAFSDGLYEGDFTMASHEMNYASGCSIAKFPEDGIVIAQTFKDQGLEVLKQETAVIENVPILGLYQVPSEGGGRIVLYGDSNCLDDSHRQKDCFWLLDSLLQYTSYGVMPPSLSHSENRQRPPSGAGSSLPERMEGNHLHRYSKVLEAHLGDPKPRSLPACPHLSWAKPQPLNETAPSNLWKHQKLLSIDLDKVALPSFRQNRPQVRPLSPGESGAWDIPGGIMPGRYNQDVGQTIPVFAFLGAMVVLAFFVVQINKAKSRPKRRKPRVKRPQLMQQVHPPKTPSV; translated from the exons atGAAACCATTTTCTTCTATGATCATGAAGTTTGCAAACATCTGGCTTGTTCTGTTTGTCATTTTACTCTATGGTGAAAAACACTTTGGTACCAGGGTAGGGAATTCCTCTCATGAGGGTCACATATGTCCTGGATGTTCTCGTCTTACTTTGAAAGTGGAGTTCACTTCGACGGTCGTGGAGCATG AATACATTGTGGCTTTTAATGGGTACTTCACAGCTAAAGCTCGAAGTAAATTTATTTCAAGTGCACTAAAAAATAGTGATATTGAGAACTGGAGGATTGTACCTCGCAACAACCCGGCCAGTGACTATCCCAGCGATTTTGAAGTTATTCAGATCAACGAGAAGCAGAAGGATGGAGTTCTCACACTGGAAGATCATCCAAACATCAAGCGTGTGACACCTCAGAGAAAGGTCTTTCGGTCACTCAAGTATTCGGAGT CTGATCCAGTGCTGCACTGCAATGAAACCAGGTGGACTCAGAAGTGGCAGTCATCTCGCCCCTTGAGAAGAGCAAGTCTTTCTTTGGGTTCTGGCTTCTGGCACGCCACAGGCCGACACTCGAGCAGGCGCCTGCTGAGAGCCATCCCTCGCCAGGTTGCCCAGACCTTGCAGGCAGATGTCCTCTGGCAGATGGGTTACACAG GTGCTGGTGTGAGAGTAGCAGTGTTTGACACTGGTCTGAGTGAGAAACATCCACATTTCAAAAACGTAAAGGAGAGAACAAACTGGACTAATGAGAGAACCTTGGATGACG GTTTAGGCCATGGGACTTTTGTAGCAGGTGTGATAGCCAGCATGAGGGAATGCCAGGGATTTGCTCCAAATGCTGAACTGCACATTTTCAGAGTGTTCACCAATAATCAG GTCTCATATACATCTTGGTTTCTGGATGCTTTTAATTATGCAATTTTAAAGAAGATAGATGTACTGAATCTAAGTATTGGTGGGCCAGACTTCATGGATCATCCGTTTGTTGACAAA GTTTGGGAGCTGACTGCCAACAATGTCATCATGGTCTCTGCTATTGGCAATGACGGCCCTTTATATGG GACTCTCAATAATCCTGCTGACCAGATGGATGTGATTGGAGTAGGTGGCATTGACTTTGAAGATAACATAGCTCGCTTTTCATCTAGGGGAATGACCACTTGG GAGCTGCCTGGAGGTTATGGCAGAGTGAAGCCTGATATTGTTACTTACGGCTCTGGAGTGAGAGGGTCTGGTATGAAAGGTGGATGCCGCTCCCTCTCTGGGACAAGTGTGGCATCTCCTGTGGTGGCAGGTGCTGTCACTCTCTTAGTGAG caCAGTTCAGAAGCGTGAAATGGTGAATCCAGCAAGCATGAAGCAGGCCCTTATTGCATCAGCACGGAGACTTCCTGGAGTCAACATGTTTGAACAAGGACATGGCAAATTGGATCTTTTAAGAGCTTATCAGATCCTCAACAGCTATAAACCACAGGCCAG TTTGAGTCCAAGCTATATTGACTTGACTGAATGTCCCTACATGTGGCCCTATTGTTCTCAGCCCATATATTATGGAGGGATGCCAACTATTGTTAATGTTACTATACTTAATGGCATGGGAGTCACTGGGAGAATTGTTGACAAG CCAGACTGGCAACCCTATCTCCCCCAAAATGGGGATAACATTGAAGTGGCTTTCTCCTATTCCCCAGTCTTGTGGCCTTGGTCTGGATACTTGGCAATTTCCATCTCTGTAGCAAAGAAAGCAGCATCTTGGGAAGGCATTGCTCAGGGTCATGTTATGATCACAGTATCATcccctgcagaaaatgaa TCTAAGAATGGTGCAGAGCAGACTTCAACGGTGAAGCTTCCAGTAAAAGTGAAGATTATTCCTACTCCACCTCGTAGTAAGCGAGTCCTTTGGGACCAGTATCATAACCTCCGTTACCCACCAGGATACTTCCCCAGGGATAATTTGAGGATGAAGAATGATCCATTAGATTG GAATGGTGACCATATCCACACAAACTTCAGGGATATGTACCAGCACCTCAGGAGCATGGGGTACTTTGTTGAGGTTCTTGGTTCCCCGTTTACATGTTTTGATGCAAGTCAGTATG GGACTTTACTGATGGTGGACAGTGAGGAAGAGTATTTCCCTGAAGAGATCACCAAGCTGAGGAGGGATGTTGATAATGGACTCTCACTGATAGTCTTTAGTGACTGGTACAACACATCTGTGATGAGAAAAGTCAAGTTTTATGACGAAAACACAAG GCAGTGGTGGATGCCTGATACGGGAGGTGCTAATATACCAGCTCTCAATGATCTGCTTTCTGTCTGGAATATGGCCTTTAGTGATGGGCTGTATGAAGGAGATTTTACCATGGCAAGTCATGAAA TGAATTATGCATCGGGGTGCAGTATAGCAAAGTTCCCAGAAGATGGCATCGTCATTGCACAGACTTTCAAGGATCAAG GTCTTGAAGTTTTAAAACAGGAGACAGCTGTAATTGAAAATGTCCCTATTTTGGGGCTTTACCAAGTTCCTTCAGAAGGTGGTGGCAGAATAGTTCTGTATGGTGACTCCAACTGCCTGGATGACAGCCACCGGCAGAAAG ATTGCTTTTGGCTCCTGGATTCCCTGCTGCAGTACACATCCTACGGGGTGATGCCGCCGAGCCTCAGCCATTCTGAGAACAGGCAGCGGCCGCCGTCGGGAGCTGGCTCCTCCCTCCCCGAGCGCATGGAAG GTAACCATTTGCATAGATACTCAAAGGTGCTTGAGGCTCATTTGGGAGACCCTAAACCCCGGTCCCTTCCTGCTTGTCCTCACCTGTCCTGGGCCAAACCACAGCCTTTGAATGAAACTGCCCCCAG CAACCTTTGGAAACATCAGAAATTACTGTCAATTGACCTTGATAAAGTGGCACTGCCCAGTTTTCGACAGAACCGACCTCAGGTGAGACCACTGTCCCCTGGAGAAAGTGGAGCATGGGACATTCCTGgag GTATAATGCCGGGCCGGTACAACCAGGATGTGGGACAGACCATTCCTGTCTTTGCCTTTCTCGGTGCCATGGTGGTCCTGGCATTCTTTGTGGTGCAGATCAACAAAGCCAAGAGCAGGCCAAAGAGACGAAAACCGCGTGTGAAACGACCGCAGCTGATGCAGCAGGTTCACCCACCAAAGACACCTTCTGTGTGA
- the SLC38A8 gene encoding solute carrier family 38 member 8, which translates to MERAAGEALPLLPAAGGSAGLSSPGLSSAGAVFILLKSALGAGLLSFPWAFGRAGGAVPALLVELGSLVFLVSGLAVLGYAAALSAQPTYQGVVRAVCGAAVGKLCEVCFLLNLFMISVALLRVVGDQLEKLCDSLYPNGTLSGAPQLPPWYVDQRFTLSALCVLVIFPLSVPREIGFQKYSSILGTLAACYLTLVIILKYYLQAQSLRLTEPPQPSRSSSWTSIFSVIPTICFGFQCHEACVAIYSSMRNQSISHWVTVSVLSMLICLLIYSLTGLYGYLTFGEAVASDVLMSYPGNDPLVIVARLLFGVSIVTIYPIVVLLGRSVVKDLWGTPKCGAVAVSEAHERRSRVALTVTWMAATLGIALFVPDIGKVIELIGGISAFFIFIFPGLCLVCMTGTHSLGPRRRAALIAWGVLSILSGAFVCGQSAALAVLGLLH; encoded by the exons ATGGAGCGGGCGGCGGGCGAGGCCCTGCCCCTGCTGCCGGCGGCGGGGGGCTCCGCCGGGCTCTCCTCGCCCGGGCTCTCCTCCGCCGGCGCCGTCTTCATTCTGCTCAAGTCTGCGCTGGGCGCGGggctgctgagcttcccctgGGCCTTCGGCAGGGCCGGCGGGGCCGTCCCCGCTCTCCTGGTGGAGCTG GGCTCGCTGGTGTTCCTGGTGAGCGGGCTGGCGGTGCTGGGCTATGCTGCGGCCCTCAGCGCCCAGCCCACCTACCAGGGCGTGGTCCGGGCCGTGTGCGGGGCGGCCGTGGGGAAGCTCTGTGAGGTCTGCTTCCTCCTCAACCTCTTCATGATCTCCGTGGCCCTCCTCAGGGTGGTGGGCGACCAGCTGGAGAAAC TGTGTGACTCCCTGTACCCCAATGGGACACTGAGTGGGGCCCCCCAGCTGCCCCCCTGGTACGTGGACCAGCGCTTCACCCTCTCAGCTCTCTGTGTCCTTGTCATCTTCCCGCTTTCCGTCCCCAGGGAGATCGGCTTCCAGAAGTACTCCAG CATCCTGGGCACGCTGGCTGCCTGCTACCTCACTCTGGTCATCATCCTGAAATACTACCTGCAGGCACAGAGCCTGCGTTTGActgagcccccccagccctccaG GTCCTCATCCTGGACCTCCATCTTCAGTGTCATTCCCACCATCTGCTTTGGCTTCCAG TGCCATGAGGCATGTGTGGCCATCTACAGCAGCATGCGCAATCAGAGCATCTCCCACTGGGTCACCGTCTCTGTGCTCTCCATGCTAATTTGTCTGCTCATCTACTCCCTCACTG GGCTCTATGGCTACCTGACCTTCGGCGAGGCTGTGGCGTCCGATGTCCTGATGTCCTACCCAGGGAATGACCCGCTTGTCATCGTTGCCCGCCTGCTCTTTGGTGTCTCCATTGTCACCATTTACCCCATtgtggtgctgctgggcag ATCCGTAGTGAAGGACTTGTGGGGAACCCCGAAGTGTGGGGCCGTGGCAGTGTCTGAGGCACACGAGCGGCGGAGCCGGGTGGCACTGACGGTCACCTGGATGGCTGCCACGCTGGGCATTGCCCTGTTCGTCCCCGACATCGGCAAAGTCATCGAACTCATCGGGGGTATCAGCGccttcttcatcttcatcttcccAG ggctgtgcctcgTGTGCATGACTGGGACCCACAGCCTTGGGCCACGCAGAAG